Proteins found in one Poecilia reticulata strain Guanapo linkage group LG15, Guppy_female_1.0+MT, whole genome shotgun sequence genomic segment:
- the sfr1 gene encoding swi5-dependent recombination DNA repair protein 1 homolog has protein sequence MEMTPKAAKLSCGYSSPGSVESSPSEFKEEKHHSGLSASLRERLKRTRRSFISPLSVAKRLCVDNEEEEDTPHAPAESQETIAVHTMDANRTEVKLGGERLPSLAPQPSHISSGDLALQLRKEVKEKMETLRRLKMVKMYRSKNDLTQLQTLIDKWRSCAQAALYELQSEFPVDGRKADLSELIDLFGLDDGILCFDRAEGEFTT, from the exons ATGGAGATGACACCTAAAGCAGCCAAACTGTCATGTGGGTACTCATCACCTGGTTCAGTCGAGTCAAGCCCCTCTGAGTTTAAAGAAGAGAAG CATCATTCTGGGCTGAGTGCCTCCCTCAGGGAGAGGCTGAAGAGAACACGGCGCTCCTTCATCTCACCCCTTTCTGTGGCCAAGCGCCTTTGTGTTGAcaatgaagaggaggaggatacCCCACATGCTCCAGCAGAGTCCCAGGAGACTATCGCTGTCCACACTATGGATGCAAACAGGACTGAAGTGAAGCTGGGCGGTGAGAGGTTGCCCTCACTTGCTCCCCAACCATCACACATCTCCTCAGGAGACTTGGCTCTGCAGCTGAGGAAGGAAGTAAAGGAGAAAATGGAGACACTGCGTCGACTCAAGATGGTGAAAATGTACAGAAGCAAG AATGATTTGACGCAGCTCCAAACGTTGATTGACAAGTGGCGCAGTTGTGCTCAGGCTGCTCTGTATGAGCTCCAGTCAGAGTTCCCCGTAGACGGAAGGAAGGCCGACCTGTCCGAGCTCATTGACCTCTTTGGTCTCGATGATGGCATTCTGTGCTTTGACCGTGCAGAGGGAGAATTTACTACTTAA